One genomic region from Triticum urartu cultivar G1812 unplaced genomic scaffold, Tu2.1 TuUngrouped_contig_7247, whole genome shotgun sequence encodes:
- the LOC125531490 gene encoding uncharacterized protein LOC125531490: MPPELHHPIGRRPWRHEVAGVAQFAMGEGASDASKAVASSTYASPWGSLCCWRTAAAPLVWCETSRSPGGWGWRMAFPRLLIGGFVFVRMLRCSCIRELADGVQYIDKAKDNFTLILLLVTD; this comes from the exons ATGCCGCCCGAACTACATCATCCAATAGGACGCCGTCCGTGGCGTCACGAAGTTGCTGGCGTCGCCCAGTTCGCCATGGGTGAAGGTGCCTCAGACGCAAGCAAAGCTGTAGCTTCCTCAACGTATGCCTCACCATGGGGCTCGCTGTGCTGCTGGCGGACAGCCGCGGCCCCTCTGGTGTGGTGCGAGACTTCCAGATCACCCGGCGGCTGGGGTTGGAGGATGGCATTCCCACGACTCCTCATCGGGG GATTTGTGTTTGTTCGGATGCTTAGGTGCAGCTGCATAAGGGAATTGGCCGACGGTGTGCAATACATAGACAAAGCAAAA GACAATTTCACCTTGATTTTGTTGTTAGTGACTGATTGA